In Oryza sativa Japonica Group chromosome 3, ASM3414082v1, one DNA window encodes the following:
- the LOC107280321 gene encoding uncharacterized protein produces the protein MYCHELKNDVFVVNRKEELIEKDVEVGDEIHKDVFVVDWKEELIEGDVQVGDEKQVEEDVDIGEERHRDVEDGEVEQEMSDDGMDVNQSDNENTVELDERRLILFIRDLLDEEIYTREECEENMIFNGLNSNLLYADLDNEVDESASDSF, from the coding sequence ATGTATTGTCATGAATTAAAGAATGATGTGTTTGTGGTGAATCGGAAGGAAGAATTAATTGAGAAAGATGTGGAGGTAGGGGACGAAATACATAAAGATGTGTTCGTGGTGGATTGGAAGGAAGAATTAATTGAGGGAGATGTGCAGGTAGGGGATGAAAAACAAGTTGAGGAGGATGTGGATATAGGTGAGGAGAGGCACCGGGATGTGGAGGATGGGGAGGTAGAGCAGGAAATGTCAGATGATGGTATGGATGTGAATCAATCAGATAATGAGAATACAGTTGAACTTGACGAGAGGCGGTTGATTTTATTCATCAGAGACTTGCTTGATGAAGAAATTTACACTCGCGAGGAGTGTGAGGAAAACATGATATTTAATGGATTAAACTCGAATTTGTTGTATGCTGATTTGGACAATGAAGTGGATGAGTCTGCATCTGATTCTTTCTGA